One Natronomonas gomsonensis genomic window, TTCCTCCGAGCCGTCGGGCGTCTCGCTTACGACTTCGATGTAGGAGACGCCGACGGACCCTCCGGCGCGGATGACCTCCGCCGTCGCCGTCAAATCGCCCGCCGCCGGTCGGAGGTAGTTGACGTTGAGATTGATGGTGGCGATGTCGTCGTCCAGCGGGTCGGTGAGATACGGCCGCAGCGCGATGCCGCCGACCACGTCGATGAGCGTCGAAGCGACGCCGCCCTGCACCGTCGGCGGGTCGGTCGGATTGGTGAGTTTGTCGTCGAAGGGGATGGTACCCACCATCCGGCCCGTTTCGAACTCGTTGACGGTGAACCCGAGCCACGAGAGGAACTCGTGTTCGTTTTCGAGGTACTGCTGGAGCATCGCGACGGCCTCCTCGGGCACGTCGTGTGGTTCCACGTCTGTCATGACTCCTCCTGCCGAGCGCTGGGGCTTGTATGCTGGGGTCGCCGTTTCCCGCCCCCTGTGTTCAAGTCGGCGGCGGTTCTACGTCGGGGCCACGATGGAGGAGTTCGACGCCGAGGCACTGGCGGCCGGCCTGGAGACGTTCGGTGGCGACGAGGCCGAACGCCGCGCAGTCGCACGACACGCCCGCGACCTCGCCGACAGCGGCCGCTACGTCGAGGATGCCGACGTCGAACTCACGCCCGAACACGTCGTCGTCCAGTTGGCCGACGCCCCCGAAGGCAGTCCCGCCGAGCGGTGGAACTGGTGGGTCGGGGCTCTGGAGTTCGCCTACGGCGGCTACACGGAGTTCCAACTGCGGCGCTGGGAGAGCGAGTGACGAACTAAAACGGAGCCGGGAACGTCGATTAGTACCCCAGCTGCTCGCGGACGAGGACGACCGTGGTCCGGCCCTCTTCGAGCTCCTGCCGGAAGATGAGCTGTTTCGCGACGGCCGATTCGACGCCGTAGGCTTCCTTTGCGCGTTCGTTCTCCAGCGGGTAGGCGACGGATTCGAGTCGGTCCAGTGCGTCCTCGAGCGTCGGGACGATTTTGTTCACGCCGCTGACGATGACGACGTTGCTCGCGGCGAAGGGGTAGGCACCGATGCGGCTTCCCGAGCGGTCAGCGGCGACCAACTCGCCGGTCTGGGCGATGGCGTTGATGCCGCCGAGGAAGTAGTCGGCAGTCTGGGCGTCACGCCGAGCGGCCTGTCGTTCGGCGTCGTCGTCGATGCTCCAAATCCGGTCCGGCAGGCTCTCCCAGTCGTGGTCTCCCTCTGAGAGGTACTCGATGAACCCGATTTCCTCCAGCGTCGTCGAGTGGCCGTTCATCACCGAGACGCCGCTGGGGATGTGTGACTGGAGCGTTTCGAGTGCCTCCTCGGCGGTGTCGACGACTACGACGTCGAACCCGTTGGCTTCGAGGCTCTCGACGGTCGTCTCGATGGCGCCCTCGTCGGGCGTGCCGTCGAGTTCGCTTTCGATTGCCGTGTCGTCGATGTAATCGGACTTTTGCTGAGACATAGTGGAATCGTTCCCGTCCATTCATAGCGGTCGTGGCGTGTTAAGCGCTCGCGGACGCCGGTGTTAGGTGGTTACAGTGACGATACGCGACGGTGTGACACGGAGTCCGATATCACTCAGGCGCGGCATCCCGATGCTTTTCCGTGGCGGGAACGTATTATCGAGTATATGGGCTTCGGTAGTTACGATGAATCCGAACAGAAGGACCAGAACGTCGAGACCGACGATTCGGAAGCCGTCAACGTCCACGAGAAGGACCACGACGGCGACGTGAACTTCGAGTTCGACGACGAGGAGTCGCTCATCGACCGTCTCGGTGAGATGAAAGACGACGACGAGGAGTGACTCCGACCGCGGCCGCGTAGCGCCTGCTGTCTCCGAAACAACGCCCTCCGACGATTCGTGTTCTTTTGCCCGATAGCTTTTGCTCCGTTCCTCACCTCTGGTGGTTTCGAGACGGGAACCGACGAAGGCAAACCACCCGCCCGACAAGGACGACGCAGTGAACGTCCAGTTCCTCGGCGGCGCGGGCGAAGTCGGCCGCAGCGCGATTCTGGTCAACGACGCGCTGCTGTTGGATTTCGGCATCAAGACCGATTCCCCGCCGCAGTATCCAATCGGCGACATCGACCCCGAGGCGGTCGTCGTCAGCCACGGCCACCTCGACCACGCCGGGGCGGTGCCGTCGCTTCTGTCCGGCGATTCCCGCCCGCCGACTCACTGGACGCCGCCGACGTACGAACTCGCCCTGACGCTGGCCCGCGACACGCTGAAACTCCACGGCGGGACCCCACAGTGTCCCTTCACCGAGGAGGATGTCCGCCGCGTCACCGAAGTCTCCGAGACCCACGGCTACCGCGAGGCCTTCGAGGCGGCGGGCCACCGCATCGAGTTCTTCAACGCCGGCCACATTCCCGGTAGCGCACACGTCCTCGTGGACGACGGGGAGACGCGCTTGCTGTATACGGGCGATTTCCACACCGACTCGCAACGACTCGTCTCGCCGACGACCGAACGCCCCGGCGCCGACATCGTCATCACGGAATCGACCTACGCCGACGTGGAACACGAGTCCCGCGAGACGGTCGAATCCCGGTTCGTCGACAGCGTGCGGACGACGCTGTGGGAGGGTGGTACCGTCGTCGTCCCCGCCTTCGCCATCGGCCGGACCCAGGAACTCATGCTCGTCTGTGCGGCCCACGACATCGACTGCTACGTCGACGGGATGGGCAAGGAGGTGACGCGGCTCCTTCGACAGTATCCCGAGTTCCTCAGGGACGGCGAGGCGATGCGAAAGGCCAACTCCAACGCCCGGTTCGTGACGGGGCGGGACGGCCAACGAAAACGCATTGCCGACCAATCGACGGTCATCATCACGACGGCGGGGATGCTCTCGGGCGGGCCGGCGATGACCTACATCCCCGAAATTCACGCCAACCCCGTCAACAAACTCTGCTTTTCGGGGTATCAGGTCGAGGGGACGCCGGGTCGGGAGATACTGGAGACGGGTAGCGCCGAACTCGGCGGCCGGCACCTGCAGGTCAGCGCCCAAGTGGAATCCTACGACTTCTCCGCCCACGCCGACCGCGACGGCCTGCGGTCGTTTCTGGAGGCCTACCGCGAAACGCCGCTTTTGGTCAATCACGGCGACTCCTGTGAGTGGTTCGCCGGACAACTGGAATCGGAGGGCCACGAGGCGCGAGCGCCCGAGTTGGGCGAGACGGTTGAGGTGTGAGACGGCGTCGTCCGCCGTGGGACGGTATTCCGAAGTGTGACTTAAGCCGCTCGAACTACTAGAACCGGTAATGACTGCCCATCCCCTCTCTCCCGGCTCGACGCTGCTCGTCGACCTCGACGGCGTTGTCGCCGACCAGCTCCCGCGGCTCGTGACACACCTCAACGAGGAGTTCTCCCTCGGCGTTTCTCCCTCTGACATCGACGAGTGGTCCTACGAGCACCCGGCCATCGACGGCCACATCGGGGATGTCATCACCGAGTTGATGACCGAGCGGCCGGAATGGTACTTCGGCGGGATGGACCCCACGCCCGGCGTCGCCGACGCCCTCGGGGCGCTCCGCGAGGAGTACCGCGTCGAAATCGCGACCCACCGGGTGCCCGAGACCCACGACGTCTCGAAGGCGTGGCTGGACGAACACGGCGTCCCCTACGACGAGTTCCACGAGAAAGTCCCCCGGGACAAGGGCGCGGTGCCGGGCGATGCGCTCATCGACGATTATCACGGTAACGTTGCCAATGCCCTCGACGCCGGCAAAGCGGGGTTCCTGATGCGACAACCGTACAGCGACCCCGCGGCCTGCGACGGCGCCCACGTCGTCGACTCGTGGGACGACGTTCGTAATCTCCTCGGCGTGTAGGCTTTTGTCGGTGGCGGCCGACGCTTGGGTATGGACACTTTCGATATCGGCGGCGAACTCACGGTCGGTCGACTCGGCTTCGGTGCAATGCGAATCACCGGCGAGGACATCATCGGCGAACCCGACGACGTAGAGGGCGCCCACGACGTACTTCGGCGAGCGAGCGACCTCGTCGACCTCGTCGACACCGCCGACTCCTACGGTCCCGGCGTCTCCGAACGGCTCATCGGCGAGACGCTCGCGCCCTACGATGACGTGGTGGTGGCGACGAAAGGCGGACTGCTCCGGAACACCGACGGCGAGTGGCTCCCGCGCGGCGATCCGGATTACCTCCGAAACGCCGTGCTGTGCAGTCTCGACCGCCTCCGCGTCGACGAAATCGACCTCTATCAGTTCCACCGTCCGGACCCCGAGGCCGACTTCGAGGAGAGCGTCGCGACGCTCGCCGAGATGAAAGACGAGGGATTGATTCGACACGTCGGCCTCTCGAACGTCAGCGTCGAGCAACTGGAGACCGCACGCGACATCGTCGACATCGCGACCGTCCAGAACCGCTACAACGTCGGCTACCGCGAGGAAAGCGACGTGCTCGAAGCCTGCACCGACTACGGCATCGGCTTCATTCCGTGGTACCCGCTTGCGGCCAACGACCTCGATTCCGTCGACGGAATCGAGGAGGTAGCCGACGCCCACGACGCGACGCCACAGCAAATCGCCTTGGCGTGGCTGCTCGAACGGTCGCCGGTCGTGTTGCCGATTCCGGGCACCTCAAGTGTCGCCCACCTCGAGGAGAACGTCGCCGCGGCGGACATCGAGTTGACGCCCGAGGAATTCGAGAAACTGGCCTGACTGGACGCACACGTGAGGCCAGGGGTATCAGCCCTCGCTTGTCTCGACCTTCTCGGCGTGTTTTTCGAGGTCGGCCGCCAGCGTCCGGGCCTCCTCGGCGGAGAGTCGAACCGTCTCCGCGTGTGCTTCGAGGTGTTCTAACTGTGTGTTGTCCAACTCCACCTGCAGTGAGACGTGGTCGGGGTTCTCCCGTGGACTCGTCACGTTCACCACGGCGTAGGCCTCTTCCTCGAAGCCGTGTCCCTCGACTTCGCCGTCGAGGAGGTCCAGCGTCGTGTACGCGTTGACCTTCATGATGCGGTCGGCCATGTCCCGACGGTGGTCTCGGAGTGGGGTAAGCGTGACGCCCGACCCCAGGCGTTCACTCCGGGAGGGCGACCTGCTGTTGGAGGTTGTACGGGTGTTCGCCGGCGGTCCACCGGTAGATGTACTCGAGGGCCGTCCGCTCGGTTCGGACGCCGTCGTGGTCCGTCTCGATGGCGACGTTGGTCGCGCCCTCGAGTTCGGGGCTCTGCCGGCAGTTCCAGAACAGGGAGTCCTCGGTTCCCCGGAGCGTGTAGTAGTCGATGT contains:
- a CDS encoding PaaI family thioesterase, whose product is MTDVEPHDVPEEAVAMLQQYLENEHEFLSWLGFTVNEFETGRMVGTIPFDDKLTNPTDPPTVQGGVASTLIDVVGGIALRPYLTDPLDDDIATINLNVNYLRPAAGDLTATAEVIRAGGSVGVSYIEVVSETPDGSEELIAVGQGAYRLFRS
- a CDS encoding aldo/keto reductase, with translation MDTFDIGGELTVGRLGFGAMRITGEDIIGEPDDVEGAHDVLRRASDLVDLVDTADSYGPGVSERLIGETLAPYDDVVVATKGGLLRNTDGEWLPRGDPDYLRNAVLCSLDRLRVDEIDLYQFHRPDPEADFEESVATLAEMKDEGLIRHVGLSNVSVEQLETARDIVDIATVQNRYNVGYREESDVLEACTDYGIGFIPWYPLAANDLDSVDGIEEVADAHDATPQQIALAWLLERSPVVLPIPGTSSVAHLEENVAAADIELTPEEFEKLA
- a CDS encoding 5' nucleotidase, NT5C type → MTAHPLSPGSTLLVDLDGVVADQLPRLVTHLNEEFSLGVSPSDIDEWSYEHPAIDGHIGDVITELMTERPEWYFGGMDPTPGVADALGALREEYRVEIATHRVPETHDVSKAWLDEHGVPYDEFHEKVPRDKGAVPGDALIDDYHGNVANALDAGKAGFLMRQPYSDPAACDGAHVVDSWDDVRNLLGV
- a CDS encoding DUF5786 family protein, with amino-acid sequence MGFGSYDESEQKDQNVETDDSEAVNVHEKDHDGDVNFEFDDEESLIDRLGEMKDDDEE
- a CDS encoding MBL fold metallo-hydrolase, which codes for MNVQFLGGAGEVGRSAILVNDALLLDFGIKTDSPPQYPIGDIDPEAVVVSHGHLDHAGAVPSLLSGDSRPPTHWTPPTYELALTLARDTLKLHGGTPQCPFTEEDVRRVTEVSETHGYREAFEAAGHRIEFFNAGHIPGSAHVLVDDGETRLLYTGDFHTDSQRLVSPTTERPGADIVITESTYADVEHESRETVESRFVDSVRTTLWEGGTVVVPAFAIGRTQELMLVCAAHDIDCYVDGMGKEVTRLLRQYPEFLRDGEAMRKANSNARFVTGRDGQRKRIADQSTVIITTAGMLSGGPAMTYIPEIHANPVNKLCFSGYQVEGTPGREILETGSAELGGRHLQVSAQVESYDFSAHADRDGLRSFLEAYRETPLLVNHGDSCEWFAGQLESEGHEARAPELGETVEV
- a CDS encoding lactate utilization protein produces the protein MSQQKSDYIDDTAIESELDGTPDEGAIETTVESLEANGFDVVVVDTAEEALETLQSHIPSGVSVMNGHSTTLEEIGFIEYLSEGDHDWESLPDRIWSIDDDAERQAARRDAQTADYFLGGINAIAQTGELVAADRSGSRIGAYPFAASNVVIVSGVNKIVPTLEDALDRLESVAYPLENERAKEAYGVESAVAKQLIFRQELEEGRTTVVLVREQLGY
- a CDS encoding DUF6360 family protein; its protein translation is MADRIMKVNAYTTLDLLDGEVEGHGFEEEAYAVVNVTSPRENPDHVSLQVELDNTQLEHLEAHAETVRLSAEEARTLAADLEKHAEKVETSEG